The Roseimicrobium gellanilyticum genome contains a region encoding:
- the urtA gene encoding urea ABC transporter substrate-binding protein, which produces MAALLAITGLTAQAKPPTSEVNTTGLAVTDDTVTVGQLHSATGTMAISETGSIQAEQLAIDQINAAGGVLGRQIKVIKEDGASDWPTFAEKAKKLLVSDKVGTVFGCWTSASRKAVLPVFEKENGMLYYPTFYEGLEQSKNVIYTGQEATQQIIAGLDWIVKEKKAKTFYLIGSDYIWPRTSAKIARKHIENVIKGTVVGEEYYALGHTQFGSLINKIKLKKPDVIYAIVVGGSNVSFYKQLKAAGITSAKQTLLTISVTEDEVLGIGGENLVGFYSAMKYFQSLDNENNKAFVKAFKDKYGANSVIGDVTQAGYLGPWLWKAAVEKANSFDIDKIAAASPGLELTTAPEGYVKVHPNHHLWSKLRIGQWQDDGQAKVLYESELIEPDPFPKGYQ; this is translated from the coding sequence GGCCGCGCTGCTTGCCATCACAGGGCTTACAGCCCAGGCCAAGCCACCGACCTCTGAAGTGAATACCACCGGTCTCGCGGTGACCGATGATACGGTGACGGTGGGCCAGCTGCACTCTGCCACGGGAACGATGGCCATCTCCGAGACGGGTTCCATCCAGGCGGAGCAGCTCGCGATTGACCAGATCAACGCCGCTGGTGGTGTGCTCGGTCGACAGATCAAGGTCATCAAGGAAGACGGCGCCAGTGACTGGCCCACCTTCGCGGAGAAGGCCAAGAAGCTCCTCGTGAGTGACAAGGTCGGCACCGTGTTCGGCTGCTGGACCTCCGCCTCACGCAAGGCGGTGCTTCCGGTCTTCGAGAAGGAGAATGGCATGCTCTACTACCCCACCTTCTATGAAGGCCTGGAGCAGTCCAAGAACGTGATCTACACCGGCCAGGAGGCCACGCAGCAGATCATTGCCGGTCTCGACTGGATCGTGAAGGAGAAGAAGGCCAAGACCTTCTACCTCATCGGCTCCGACTACATATGGCCCCGTACTTCCGCCAAGATTGCCCGCAAGCACATTGAGAATGTGATCAAGGGCACCGTCGTGGGTGAGGAGTACTACGCCCTCGGTCACACGCAGTTCGGTTCCTTGATCAACAAGATCAAGCTGAAGAAGCCGGACGTCATCTACGCAATCGTCGTGGGTGGCTCGAACGTGTCCTTCTACAAGCAGCTCAAGGCCGCGGGCATCACCAGCGCCAAGCAGACGCTCCTTACCATCTCGGTGACTGAGGACGAAGTGCTCGGCATCGGTGGTGAAAACCTCGTGGGCTTCTATTCTGCCATGAAGTACTTCCAGAGCCTCGACAACGAGAACAACAAGGCCTTCGTGAAGGCCTTCAAGGACAAGTACGGCGCAAACAGCGTGATCGGTGACGTGACGCAGGCGGGCTACCTTGGTCCCTGGTTGTGGAAGGCTGCGGTGGAAAAGGCGAACAGCTTCGACATCGACAAGATTGCCGCGGCATCCCCCGGACTTGAGCTCACCACGGCACCGGAAGGTTACGTGAAGGTCCACCCGAACCACCACCTGTGGAGCAAGCTCCGCATCGGCCAGTGGCAGGACGATGGCCAAGCCAAAGTTCTCTACGAATCCGAGCTCATCGAGCCCGATCCGTTCCCCAAGGGTTATCAATAA